ACGTTGGTCAAGCATCATTTTTAAAGCACTCACGGGATAATTCACAATAAAACTAACCTTGTGACAGGTATAAATGGAGGACTGTTCAATGGCGGAAAGGTTTCGCACAATTGCGGTGATCGTGGTAATCGCACTCGTATCGTTTTACGTGGGAATGGGTTTCAGTCAGCCGAACCGCAGGGTTCAGCGCTATGGTATGATTATCGGTATACGGCCTGAAAAAATCGAAGAATACAAACGTCTCCATGCCAAACCATGGCCCGGAGTCGTCAATATGATCCGTGACTGCAACATCCGTAATTTCTCGATATACCTGAAAGAGGCGGAACCCGGAAAATACTATCTGTTTTCATACTACGAGTATGTGGGAAACGATTTCGAGGCGGATATGGCAAAAATGGCAGCCGATCCCACAACGCAGGAATGGTGGAAAAACACCGATCCCTGCCAGATTCCGATACCGCTGCGGGGCGAGAAGGAATTCTGGGCAAACATGGAAGAGGTATTTCACAGCGAATAATGAGGAAAAACAGGCTGGATGGCGCTTAAGACCTTTATAATGATTCCGAACTGAAAGAGTGAGTGAATACCTACAAGGTCCTTCTATCGCATGTATTTGGCAAATAGAGAGCATTATCGCTCTTTCTAGCCGGGATGGATGATTTCCATGGCTAATCCAGAGGATTTCAAAGGGTATTATTCTCGCGTGAGACCTGAAAAGGTTTTTGCAGCACATTCCTCTCAGACAATATGGATTTTCACCGGCTCTTCAGAATAATGTCCTGATAACCTGGCCGTAGCCTCTGAAAATGCAGAGCCCGACCTGCGCCAGCGCGTAAAATGCCGCGATAATCTGCCCGGCGCCGATGAAACCGATGCCGATCTGGGCGATTGTTATAAATCCCACAGCGAACTGGCCTATGGCGATAATTCCTCTCGCGACAACGGGTATTTTATTGGGGCTGTACTTGAAGGATATATGGATGAGCGGGATTCCGAGCAGCTTAACGGGGCTTTTGTATTCGAATCCATAACCGTCCAAGACAGCTTTCGCGGGGCGCGGGGCGCCGCATTTCGGGCAGGTATTGGCCTGTTCGGAAACCTCATGGCCGCA
This genomic interval from bacterium contains the following:
- a CDS encoding zinc ribbon domain-containing protein — translated: MKNCRECGHEVSEQANTCPKCGAPRPAKAVLDGYGFEYKSPVKLLGIPLIHISFKYSPNKIPVVARGIIAIGQFAVGFITIAQIGIGFIGAGQIIAAFYALAQVGLCIFRGYGQVIRTLF
- a CDS encoding L-rhamnose mutarotase: MGFSQPNRRVQRYGMIIGIRPEKIEEYKRLHAKPWPGVVNMIRDCNIRNFSIYLKEAEPGKYYLFSYYEYVGNDFEADMAKMAADPTTQEWWKNTDPCQIPIPLRGEKEFWANMEEVFHSE